In one window of Nesterenkonia sandarakina DNA:
- the mmsB gene encoding 3-hydroxyisobutyrate dehydrogenase, with protein sequence MSSTSSETPSHPRVAFIGLGNMGGPMAANLAQAGVPVSGFDLSAEALETARAKGVETVTDPLEAVASAEVVLTMLPSGQHVLSAYRDSPGLLSAARPGTIFLDCSTINISEAQQAAELAERAGFRAADAPVSGGVVGAEAGSLAFMAGGRVEVFEEIRPLLEIMGARVVHCGGSGLGQAAKLCNNMILGISQIAVGEAFVLGERLGLDHQALYDVVSNASGQCWALTTNCPVPGPVPSSPANRDFAPGFAGALMAKDLTLANNALQDQGVDAQLGRLAAAIFAEFAQGPGARQDFSGIINTIRDNSTHPGA encoded by the coding sequence TTGAGCAGCACCAGCAGCGAGACACCCTCGCACCCGAGGGTGGCGTTCATCGGACTCGGCAACATGGGCGGGCCCATGGCTGCCAATCTCGCCCAGGCGGGCGTGCCGGTCTCCGGCTTCGACCTCAGCGCCGAGGCCCTGGAGACCGCCCGGGCCAAGGGCGTCGAGACCGTCACCGACCCGCTCGAGGCCGTCGCCTCCGCCGAGGTGGTGCTCACCATGCTCCCGTCTGGCCAGCACGTGCTCTCGGCCTACCGGGATTCACCGGGACTGCTCTCGGCAGCCAGGCCCGGGACGATCTTCCTGGACTGTTCGACGATCAACATCTCCGAGGCGCAGCAGGCCGCAGAGCTGGCCGAGCGCGCCGGATTCCGGGCCGCCGATGCCCCGGTGTCCGGGGGCGTGGTGGGTGCGGAGGCCGGAAGCCTGGCGTTCATGGCCGGGGGCCGAGTCGAGGTCTTCGAAGAGATCCGCCCACTGCTGGAGATCATGGGCGCCCGCGTGGTCCACTGCGGCGGCAGCGGCCTGGGCCAGGCGGCCAAGCTGTGCAACAACATGATCTTGGGCATCAGCCAGATCGCCGTGGGAGAGGCCTTCGTCCTGGGCGAACGGCTGGGACTGGACCACCAGGCGCTCTACGACGTGGTCTCCAACGCCTCGGGTCAGTGCTGGGCGCTGACCACCAACTGCCCGGTCCCTGGACCCGTGCCGAGCTCCCCGGCCAACCGAGACTTCGCCCCAGGCTTCGCCGGCGCGCTGATGGCCAAGGACCTCACCCTCGCGAACAACGCGCTTCAGGATCAGGGAGTGGACGCCCAGCTGGGTCGACTCGCCGCCGCCATCTTCGCCGAGTTCGCGCAGGGCCCCGGGGCACGGCAGGACTTCTCCGGCATCATCAACACCATCCGAGACAACTCCACACACCCAGGAGCCTGA
- the pcaH gene encoding protocatechuate 3,4-dioxygenase subunit beta: MAEKNTNPDAAALSQAEIDAEIAAIHGEYRAQRDAGGQVETNARLNFPPYRSSLLRHPTKSLHHADPEDIELYSPAFGHRDVSPLEADLTIQHNGEPIGERIIVTGRVIDGDGRAVAGQLVEMWQANAAGRYMHKRDQHPAPLDPNFTGVGRTLTGPNGEYSFTTIKPAPYPWKNHNNAWRSAHIHFSLFGTDFTQRIVTQMYFPGDPIFALDPIYQSITDQAARDRLVATYDHSVSQHEWNTGYRWDIVLSGSNRTWAEQEEEH; encoded by the coding sequence ATGGCTGAGAAGAACACGAACCCGGATGCCGCCGCGCTCTCTCAGGCAGAGATCGACGCCGAGATCGCCGCCATCCACGGAGAGTATCGCGCCCAGCGCGACGCCGGCGGCCAGGTCGAGACCAACGCCCGGCTGAACTTCCCGCCGTATCGCAGCTCGCTGCTGCGACACCCGACGAAGTCCCTGCATCACGCGGACCCCGAGGATATCGAGCTCTACAGCCCGGCCTTCGGTCACCGCGACGTCTCCCCGCTGGAGGCGGACCTGACGATCCAGCACAACGGCGAGCCGATCGGGGAGCGGATCATCGTGACCGGCCGGGTGATCGACGGGGACGGACGCGCCGTGGCCGGTCAGCTGGTGGAGATGTGGCAGGCCAACGCCGCCGGACGCTATATGCACAAGCGTGACCAGCACCCCGCGCCGCTGGATCCCAACTTCACCGGGGTGGGGCGCACCCTGACCGGTCCCAACGGTGAGTACAGCTTCACCACCATCAAACCGGCGCCGTATCCATGGAAGAACCACAACAACGCCTGGCGCTCGGCGCACATCCACTTCTCGCTCTTCGGCACCGACTTCACCCAGCGGATCGTGACCCAGATGTATTTCCCCGGGGACCCGATCTTCGCCCTGGACCCGATCTACCAGTCCATCACCGACCAGGCCGCCCGGGATCGCCTGGTCGCCACCTACGACCACTCGGTCTCCCAGCACGAATGGAACACCGGCTACCGTTGGGACATCGTCCTTTCCGGAAGCAACCGCACCTGGGCCGAGCAGGAGGAGGAGCACTGA
- a CDS encoding SDR family NAD(P)-dependent oxidoreductase codes for MELSGASAVVSGGASGLGHATAQALIGAGAQVVVVDLPDAEGSTERAEAVASLGERAAFCAGDITDPATSRDAVEMAVVRGPLRVAVSCAGVATPGKLLGRDGPLSAEQFMGVLGINVGGTVNLMSQAADAMQHNDPTEGERGVLINTASVAAFEGQIGQIAYAASKGAVASLTLPAARELARHAVRVMTIAPGLFETPMMAGLPEEARESLRAKTLHPARLGEPTDYARLVMHIVGNPMLNGETIRLDGAIRLEPR; via the coding sequence ATGGAGCTGTCGGGAGCCAGTGCGGTTGTCAGTGGAGGCGCCTCAGGCCTCGGTCATGCCACCGCCCAGGCCCTGATAGGGGCCGGCGCGCAGGTGGTGGTGGTGGACCTGCCCGACGCGGAGGGCAGCACCGAGCGCGCCGAGGCCGTCGCCTCGCTCGGTGAGCGCGCCGCCTTCTGCGCCGGCGACATCACCGACCCTGCCACCTCCCGCGACGCCGTGGAGATGGCAGTCGTCCGGGGACCGCTGCGGGTGGCCGTGAGCTGCGCCGGGGTCGCCACCCCGGGAAAGCTGCTCGGTCGGGATGGCCCGCTCTCGGCGGAGCAGTTCATGGGAGTGCTTGGCATCAACGTCGGTGGCACGGTGAATCTGATGAGCCAGGCTGCCGATGCGATGCAGCACAACGATCCCACCGAGGGTGAGCGCGGGGTGCTGATCAACACCGCCTCAGTGGCGGCTTTCGAAGGTCAGATCGGTCAGATCGCCTATGCCGCCTCCAAGGGTGCGGTGGCCTCGCTGACGCTGCCCGCCGCCCGCGAGCTCGCCCGTCACGCCGTCCGGGTGATGACCATCGCCCCGGGGCTCTTTGAGACCCCGATGATGGCGGGACTGCCCGAGGAGGCCAGGGAATCGCTGCGGGCCAAGACGCTGCACCCGGCCCGACTCGGTGAGCCGACGGACTACGCCCGGCTGGTGATGCATATCGTGGGCAACCCGATGCTCAACGGCGAGACCATCCGGCTCGACGGGGCGATCCGACTGGAGCCCAGGTAG
- the pcaG gene encoding protocatechuate 3,4-dioxygenase subunit alpha, protein MRLTPTPAQTVGPFFGYALPYAGGEALVDRSHPGAVRLHGTVYDGDGVPVPDALLEIWQPDEHGGISQQPGSLHRDGYTFTGWGRAAVDGVGHYSFTTVEPGSTGDGVAPYFLVTVFARGLMDRLFTRAYLPADPSTLEQDRLLSSVPADRRQTLIATREPDGSLGFDIHFQGAQETVFLTYPNTPQFTGPVE, encoded by the coding sequence ATGAGACTCACCCCGACCCCCGCACAGACCGTGGGGCCCTTCTTCGGCTACGCGCTGCCCTACGCCGGAGGCGAGGCCCTGGTGGACCGTTCGCACCCCGGCGCGGTGCGGCTGCACGGCACCGTCTACGACGGCGACGGCGTGCCGGTGCCCGACGCGCTGTTGGAGATCTGGCAGCCCGATGAGCACGGCGGGATCTCCCAGCAGCCGGGATCCCTGCACCGCGACGGCTACACCTTCACCGGATGGGGCCGCGCCGCCGTCGACGGGGTGGGGCACTACTCGTTCACCACCGTGGAACCGGGCAGCACCGGCGACGGCGTGGCACCGTACTTCCTGGTCACGGTCTTCGCCCGCGGGCTCATGGATCGACTCTTCACCCGGGCCTATCTGCCTGCCGACCCGTCCACCCTCGAGCAGGACCGGCTGTTGAGCTCGGTGCCGGCCGATCGCCGCCAGACGCTGATCGCCACCCGGGAGCCCGACGGGAGTCTGGGCTTCGACATCCACTTCCAAGGTGCCCAGGAGACCGTGTTCCTCACCTATCCCAACACCCCGCAGTTCACCGGCCCGGTGGAGTGA
- a CDS encoding MFS transporter: MTQTSLRESIDSRPMSRYQWFVVALATALMGLDGYDVQAMAFTANPVSADLGLTGTELGLLLSGGLIGMALGAIWVGPFADRFGRRRMLVIAMIINAAGLFLSATASSMPELMAWRVITGLGVGGILTSGTVLVSEYSNAKYRGLCMSIYAAGYPVGATLGGLAAIPLIGNFGWQAVFLLGGAVTVLAVIFVWLKMPESLDFLGARASGPQASGDGSEQRRAEEIAARMGITGPVTLEREDPSDTGTPDRSKNSYAALFSPENRSRTLLLWAMFFIVMFGFYFANTWTPQLLTEVGFSTDEGIMGGIMLMIGGTIGAVLFGVFASRWDVRRVQAVFAICSGAMFIVFISATAWLPAALVAGVLLGMIINGCISGIYTIAPMTYAPRLRSTGVGVALGVGRTGAIIAPIAVGALLDLGATPTALYIGAGIIVAMAAVVVLRISLHQRTASELRADPVAARD; this comes from the coding sequence ATGACCCAGACCAGCCTCCGGGAATCGATCGACTCCCGCCCGATGAGCCGCTACCAATGGTTCGTCGTGGCGCTGGCCACTGCCCTGATGGGACTGGACGGCTATGACGTGCAGGCCATGGCGTTCACCGCCAACCCGGTCTCTGCCGACCTGGGCCTCACCGGCACCGAACTCGGCCTGCTGCTCAGCGGAGGGCTGATCGGCATGGCCCTGGGCGCGATCTGGGTGGGACCCTTCGCAGACCGCTTCGGACGGCGCCGGATGCTGGTGATCGCGATGATCATCAACGCCGCTGGGCTCTTCCTCTCCGCCACCGCATCCTCGATGCCGGAGCTGATGGCCTGGCGAGTCATCACCGGGCTCGGCGTGGGTGGGATCCTGACCTCCGGCACCGTGCTGGTCTCGGAGTATTCCAACGCCAAGTACCGCGGCCTGTGCATGAGCATCTATGCCGCCGGCTACCCGGTGGGCGCCACCCTGGGCGGACTGGCCGCGATCCCACTCATCGGGAACTTCGGCTGGCAGGCGGTCTTCCTGCTCGGTGGCGCGGTGACCGTGCTGGCCGTGATCTTCGTCTGGCTCAAGATGCCGGAGTCCCTGGACTTCCTCGGCGCGCGCGCCAGCGGGCCGCAGGCGAGCGGCGACGGCTCCGAACAGCGCCGCGCCGAGGAGATCGCCGCGCGGATGGGCATCACCGGCCCGGTGACGCTGGAGCGCGAGGATCCCAGCGACACGGGGACCCCGGACCGCTCGAAGAACTCCTATGCAGCCTTGTTCAGCCCGGAGAATCGGAGTCGCACGCTGCTGCTGTGGGCGATGTTCTTCATCGTGATGTTCGGCTTCTACTTCGCCAACACCTGGACCCCGCAGCTGCTCACTGAAGTGGGCTTCTCCACCGACGAGGGCATCATGGGCGGGATCATGCTGATGATCGGAGGCACCATCGGCGCGGTGCTCTTCGGCGTGTTCGCCTCCCGCTGGGACGTCCGCCGGGTCCAGGCGGTCTTCGCCATCTGCTCTGGCGCGATGTTCATCGTCTTCATCAGCGCCACCGCCTGGCTGCCCGCGGCGCTGGTGGCCGGAGTGCTGCTGGGCATGATCATCAACGGCTGCATCTCCGGGATCTACACGATCGCTCCGATGACCTACGCGCCCCGGCTGCGCTCCACCGGGGTGGGTGTCGCCCTCGGCGTCGGGCGCACCGGCGCGATCATCGCCCCGATCGCCGTCGGTGCACTGCTGGACCTCGGAGCCACCCCCACGGCGCTCTACATCGGCGCCGGAATCATCGTGGCCATGGCTGCGGTCGTGGTGCTGCGAATCTCGCTGCACCAGCGCACAGCGAGCGAGCTGCGCGCTGATCCGGTCGCGGCCCGGGACTGA
- a CDS encoding lyase family protein: protein MTGPFGILSPAWAGTSTARLMSEESILRAMLRVEAAWAQALADADQAPAESAAAIQAISEDPAGAGIEVEAIAAQGPGGGNPVIPMLAAVRHALAQSGESDAALHRGATSQDILDTALMLLCRDAAAEVLDEARRAGAALSSLSQEHRETICVARSLTQHALPTSFGLRCAGWLDGLTQAIQRLQLAAAALPLQWGGAVGTQASLSDSLGAQRTGTLTADLADRLDLRPMTRPWHTQRQVILDLGSGLAGLLAALGKAAGDVLTLQRPEIAELREPAAPGRGGSSAMPQKQNPVLSTLIRSAALSAPGQLSTLYLAAATAEDERPAGAWHAEWPSLVELSRLAGGAATHAAELFEGLVVRPDAMRANLRLSGDAVLSERLMARLGGSFPGGGKALQDLVRRSVVEAVPLRGLLEDQLGDRITAAELDELLDPLQYLGRAQEFIDAAVEEFAQHSATQHSATQPDIHPPHPDQTLVQPEGSTDHV, encoded by the coding sequence ATGACCGGACCCTTCGGAATCCTGAGCCCGGCATGGGCCGGCACCTCGACGGCGCGGCTGATGTCCGAGGAATCCATCCTGCGGGCAATGCTGCGCGTGGAGGCCGCCTGGGCCCAGGCGCTCGCCGATGCCGACCAGGCACCTGCTGAGAGTGCCGCGGCCATCCAGGCGATCAGCGAGGACCCCGCGGGTGCCGGAATCGAGGTCGAGGCGATCGCGGCGCAGGGCCCTGGCGGGGGCAACCCGGTGATCCCGATGCTCGCCGCCGTCCGTCACGCCCTGGCCCAGTCCGGGGAGTCCGACGCCGCGCTGCACCGCGGCGCCACCAGCCAGGACATCTTGGACACCGCGCTGATGCTTCTCTGCCGCGACGCCGCAGCCGAGGTCCTCGACGAGGCGCGCCGGGCAGGGGCGGCGCTGAGCAGCCTGAGCCAGGAGCATCGGGAGACCATCTGCGTGGCCCGGTCCCTGACCCAGCACGCGCTGCCGACCAGCTTCGGACTGCGCTGCGCGGGGTGGCTCGACGGGCTGACCCAGGCGATCCAGCGGCTTCAGCTGGCAGCGGCAGCGCTCCCGCTGCAGTGGGGCGGGGCCGTGGGCACCCAGGCCTCGCTGAGTGACTCGCTCGGCGCCCAGCGCACCGGCACGCTCACGGCTGACCTCGCGGACCGTCTTGATCTGCGCCCGATGACCCGCCCCTGGCACACCCAGCGCCAGGTGATCCTGGATCTCGGCTCGGGGCTGGCAGGCCTGCTCGCGGCGCTGGGGAAGGCCGCAGGAGACGTGCTCACGCTGCAGCGCCCCGAGATCGCCGAGCTGCGCGAACCTGCTGCGCCGGGTCGCGGCGGATCCTCTGCCATGCCGCAGAAGCAGAACCCGGTGCTCTCCACGCTGATCCGCTCCGCGGCGCTGAGCGCCCCGGGGCAGCTGAGCACGCTCTACCTGGCGGCGGCCACCGCCGAGGACGAGCGGCCGGCGGGAGCCTGGCACGCGGAATGGCCCAGCCTGGTCGAGCTGAGCCGGCTCGCCGGTGGCGCCGCCACTCATGCCGCCGAGCTGTTCGAGGGACTGGTGGTGCGCCCCGACGCGATGCGCGCCAACCTGAGACTCAGCGGCGACGCCGTGCTCAGCGAACGACTGATGGCGCGTCTGGGAGGCTCCTTTCCCGGCGGAGGCAAGGCGCTGCAGGATCTGGTGCGGCGCAGCGTCGTCGAAGCGGTGCCGCTGCGAGGCCTGCTCGAGGACCAGCTCGGGGATCGGATCACCGCGGCGGAGCTCGATGAGCTGCTGGACCCGCTGCAGTATCTGGGCCGGGCGCAGGAGTTCATCGACGCCGCCGTGGAGGAGTTCGCGCAGCACAGCGCCACTCAGCACAGCGCCACCCAGCCCGACATCCACCCACCGCACCCCGACCAGACCCTCGTGCAGCCGGAAGGATCCACCGATCATGTCTGA
- a CDS encoding IclR family transcriptional regulator, with amino-acid sequence MANSPTGDSVLTRLDRVLSTFSAAESLLSAAEIARRTGLPPATAHRLCRDMAELGWLESLPAGYMVGTRLWEMTNRSAPTMKLAVRARPYLTDVHAVMGQHVQLGVIEGREVLFVDRLSAREAPSIHGGVAGRLPLHVSATGLVLLAHAPSEFRTFYRTQHQDAAGGQIISEDRLEQVRQQGYCAQTGVIEREVTGVAVPIRQRGRSVVAALGVVTDDDDVARRPAPWVQMLQIAARGIQREISGRS; translated from the coding sequence ATGGCGAACTCCCCCACCGGTGACTCGGTGCTGACCCGGCTGGACCGGGTGCTCTCCACCTTCTCTGCCGCGGAGAGCCTGCTCAGCGCCGCAGAGATCGCTCGTCGCACGGGACTTCCCCCGGCCACCGCACACCGGCTCTGCCGGGACATGGCGGAGCTGGGCTGGCTGGAGTCGCTGCCGGCGGGGTACATGGTGGGGACCCGACTCTGGGAGATGACCAACCGCTCAGCGCCGACGATGAAGCTCGCCGTGCGAGCCCGCCCCTACCTCACCGATGTCCACGCCGTGATGGGCCAGCACGTGCAGCTCGGGGTCATCGAGGGTCGCGAGGTGCTCTTCGTGGATCGGCTCTCGGCCCGGGAGGCCCCAAGCATCCATGGCGGGGTGGCCGGCCGGCTGCCGCTGCATGTCTCTGCCACCGGGCTGGTGCTGCTTGCTCATGCGCCCTCGGAGTTCCGCACCTTCTACCGCACCCAGCACCAGGACGCCGCCGGAGGACAGATCATCTCCGAAGACCGGCTGGAACAGGTGCGCCAGCAGGGCTACTGCGCACAGACCGGAGTGATCGAGCGCGAGGTGACCGGGGTCGCGGTCCCGATCCGGCAGCGCGGCCGCTCGGTGGTGGCGGCCCTGGGCGTGGTCACCGACGACGACGACGTCGCTCGCCGCCCCGCACCCTGGGTGCAGATGCTCCAGATCGCCGCCCGGGGCATCCAGCGCGAGATCAGCGGCAGAAGCTGA
- a CDS encoding CoA-acylating methylmalonate-semialdehyde dehydrogenase, whose amino-acid sequence MTELTHFIHGKHVQGASGRSREIFNPVRGELTARVPLANSAEVAHAIESAQEAFGAWSGMNPQRRGRILLKWAEAINTHRDELAETLSNEHGKTFEDAKGDIQRGVEVVEFGAGAPHLLKGEFSHDAAAGMDVHSLRQPLGVVAGITPFNFPAMIPLWKAGTALAAGNTFVLKPSERNPSVPLRLAELALEAGMPPGTLNVVNGDKEAVDALIEDLRVKAIGFVGSTPIAQAIYTAAAAAGKRAQCFGGAKNHMVIMPDADLDQAADALIGAGYGSAGERCMAISVAVPVGEATAEALRAKLLERIEKLVVGPSLDPSSDFGPVVGADAKSRIEGYIGLGVEEGAELVVDGRGVVVEGHPDGYWIGATLFDHVTPVMRIYQEEIFGPVLCIARARDYEEALRLPTEHQFGNGVAIFTRDGDTARDFASRVEVGMVGVNLPIPVPIAYYTFGGWKASGFGDLNQHGVDGLKFYSKTKTVSTRWPSGTKEGASFTMPEGS is encoded by the coding sequence ATGACAGAGCTGACCCACTTCATCCATGGCAAGCACGTGCAGGGCGCCTCTGGCAGGAGCCGAGAGATCTTCAACCCGGTCCGGGGCGAGCTCACCGCACGGGTCCCCCTCGCGAACTCCGCGGAGGTGGCACACGCCATCGAATCCGCTCAGGAGGCCTTCGGTGCCTGGTCGGGCATGAACCCGCAGCGGCGCGGGCGCATCCTGCTGAAGTGGGCGGAGGCGATCAATACGCATCGCGATGAGCTCGCGGAGACGCTCTCCAATGAACACGGCAAGACCTTCGAGGATGCCAAAGGTGACATCCAGCGCGGCGTGGAGGTGGTGGAGTTCGGCGCCGGAGCCCCGCACCTGCTCAAGGGCGAGTTCTCCCACGATGCCGCCGCCGGGATGGATGTCCACAGCCTGCGCCAGCCCTTGGGCGTGGTCGCCGGCATCACCCCCTTCAACTTCCCCGCCATGATTCCGCTCTGGAAGGCCGGGACCGCCCTGGCCGCGGGCAACACCTTCGTGCTCAAGCCCTCCGAGCGCAATCCCTCCGTGCCGCTGCGCCTGGCCGAGCTCGCGCTTGAGGCCGGCATGCCGCCGGGCACGCTGAACGTGGTCAACGGGGACAAGGAAGCGGTGGACGCGCTCATCGAGGACCTCCGGGTCAAGGCCATCGGCTTCGTGGGTTCGACTCCGATCGCCCAGGCCATCTACACCGCCGCCGCGGCCGCGGGGAAACGCGCCCAGTGCTTCGGCGGGGCGAAGAACCACATGGTGATCATGCCCGACGCGGACCTCGACCAGGCCGCCGATGCCCTGATCGGCGCCGGTTATGGCTCCGCCGGTGAGCGGTGCATGGCGATCTCCGTGGCCGTCCCGGTGGGTGAGGCCACCGCCGAGGCATTGCGGGCCAAACTCCTGGAGCGCATCGAGAAGCTGGTGGTGGGACCCTCGCTGGATCCCTCCAGCGATTTCGGTCCGGTGGTCGGCGCGGACGCCAAGTCCCGGATCGAGGGCTACATCGGGCTCGGCGTCGAGGAAGGTGCCGAGCTGGTGGTGGATGGGCGCGGCGTCGTCGTCGAGGGCCACCCCGACGGGTACTGGATCGGGGCCACCCTCTTCGACCACGTCACGCCGGTGATGCGGATCTACCAGGAGGAGATCTTCGGTCCGGTGCTGTGCATCGCGCGGGCCCGGGACTACGAGGAGGCGCTCCGGCTGCCCACCGAACACCAGTTCGGCAACGGCGTCGCGATCTTCACCCGCGACGGGGACACCGCGCGAGACTTCGCTTCCCGAGTGGAGGTGGGGATGGTCGGGGTGAATCTGCCGATCCCGGTGCCGATCGCCTACTACACCTTCGGCGGGTGGAAGGCCTCAGGATTCGGCGACCTCAATCAGCACGGCGTCGACGGGCTGAAGTTCTACTCCAAGACCAAGACGGTGAGCACACGCTGGCCCTCGGGCACCAAAGAGGGCGCCAGCTTCACCATGCCTGAAGGGAGCTGA
- a CDS encoding IclR family transcriptional regulator, with the protein MANSSSGDAVLDRAMRILAVLEVHPSLPAGELIDAAGLPRTTGYRLLRTMRAHGLLAASDSGELVLGQRLWEIAQGAPISRTLRAAALPFMQDVNAVVRQTTQLAVLDDQGVLIVERLSRHGAVINPAEVATTMPAHLTSMGHVLLAHSPVHVVQRWWAPRAAQIQEARPQLHRELAEARTRGHAQLSGVINAETTGVSVPVLGGGGHAVAALTVVVPRDAAEIPQFLMALQTAGRGITRALEGMSH; encoded by the coding sequence ATGGCCAACTCGTCCAGCGGTGACGCGGTGCTCGACCGTGCGATGCGGATCCTCGCCGTCCTTGAGGTTCACCCCAGCCTGCCTGCGGGTGAGCTCATCGACGCCGCGGGGCTGCCTCGAACCACCGGATACCGGCTGCTGCGGACCATGCGCGCCCATGGCCTGCTCGCCGCTTCGGACTCCGGGGAGCTGGTGCTGGGGCAGCGGCTCTGGGAGATCGCCCAGGGTGCCCCGATCAGCCGGACCCTGCGGGCCGCGGCCCTTCCCTTCATGCAGGACGTCAATGCCGTGGTCCGGCAGACCACCCAGCTTGCGGTCCTTGATGACCAGGGGGTGCTGATCGTCGAGCGACTCTCCCGCCATGGGGCCGTGATCAATCCCGCGGAGGTGGCCACCACGATGCCGGCGCATCTGACCTCGATGGGGCATGTGCTGCTCGCCCATTCCCCGGTCCACGTGGTCCAGCGCTGGTGGGCTCCCCGGGCAGCGCAGATCCAGGAGGCTCGGCCGCAGCTGCACCGGGAGCTGGCGGAGGCGCGCACCCGGGGGCATGCCCAGCTCAGCGGGGTGATCAACGCGGAGACCACCGGCGTCTCGGTGCCGGTGCTGGGCGGTGGCGGCCACGCCGTCGCGGCGCTGACCGTGGTGGTCCCGCGCGACGCTGCCGAGATCCCACAGTTCCTGATGGCGCTGCAGACCGCGGGGCGCGGCATCACCCGTGCGCTGGAGGGCATGAGCCACTGA
- a CDS encoding 4-hydroxybenzoate 3-monooxygenase → MTEHTTRVDVGIVGGGPAGLMTALLLKRRGISAAVIETRTKDTIHHTQRAGILEAATVDMLVDAEVGSRVLTAGHEHEGTVLSFDGEAHRIDFQALVGRSVWLYPQNEVFFDLANAWEREGGEIHWAVTDTEVHGVETASPRISFTDAHAAQRSIEADLIIGTDGSRSMCRKLIPEAVRTDHFISYPFAWFGILCEAPPTAPELIYANSELGFALISQRNETVQRMYFQCDPDTDVQSWSEDAIFDHIQAVLGTEGGVQLKRGPIIEKTVLPFRSYVCDPLSHGRLVLAGDAGHTVPPTGAKGLNLAFADVRALVPRVEEFITELRENRTADPAKGSEGPESKEPGAAVETPEALRRYSRTALDRVWKAQNFSYWATNLLHRQPEENPFTHQRRRGEFEAITGSVYGQAYFADSYTGWSD, encoded by the coding sequence ATGACCGAGCACACCACCCGAGTCGACGTGGGCATCGTGGGCGGCGGCCCGGCAGGGCTGATGACCGCGCTGCTGCTGAAGCGCCGGGGCATCTCCGCCGCGGTGATCGAGACCCGCACCAAGGACACCATCCACCACACCCAGCGCGCGGGGATCCTGGAGGCCGCCACCGTGGACATGCTGGTGGACGCGGAGGTCGGATCGCGGGTGCTCACGGCAGGCCATGAGCACGAGGGCACCGTGCTCAGCTTCGACGGGGAAGCGCACCGCATCGACTTCCAGGCACTGGTCGGCCGCTCGGTCTGGCTGTACCCACAGAACGAGGTGTTCTTCGACCTGGCCAACGCCTGGGAGCGCGAGGGCGGGGAGATCCACTGGGCCGTCACGGACACCGAGGTCCACGGGGTCGAGACCGCCTCCCCGCGGATCAGCTTCACGGACGCGCACGCTGCGCAGCGCAGCATCGAGGCCGATCTGATCATCGGCACCGACGGGTCCAGGTCGATGTGCCGCAAGCTGATTCCCGAGGCGGTGCGCACCGATCACTTCATCTCCTATCCCTTCGCCTGGTTCGGCATCCTCTGCGAGGCCCCACCCACCGCGCCGGAGCTGATCTATGCGAACTCCGAGCTCGGCTTCGCGCTGATCTCCCAGCGCAACGAGACCGTCCAGCGGATGTACTTCCAGTGCGACCCGGACACCGATGTCCAGAGCTGGTCCGAGGACGCGATCTTCGACCACATCCAAGCGGTGCTGGGCACCGAAGGCGGCGTGCAGCTCAAGCGCGGACCTATCATCGAGAAGACCGTGCTGCCCTTCCGGTCCTACGTCTGTGACCCGCTGAGCCACGGCCGGCTGGTCCTCGCCGGCGACGCCGGGCACACCGTGCCGCCCACCGGGGCCAAGGGGTTGAATCTGGCCTTCGCGGATGTGCGAGCCCTTGTCCCGCGCGTGGAGGAGTTCATCACCGAGCTGCGCGAGAACCGCACCGCAGATCCCGCCAAGGGGTCCGAAGGGCCTGAATCAAAGGAGCCTGGAGCAGCGGTCGAGACTCCGGAGGCGCTGCGCCGCTACTCGCGCACCGCCCTGGACCGGGTGTGGAAGGCGCAGAACTTCTCCTATTGGGCGACGAACCTGCTGCACCGCCAGCCCGAGGAGAACCCGTTCACCCATCAGCGCCGCCGAGGCGAGTTCGAGGCGATCACCGGCTCGGTGTACGGGCAGGCATACTTTGCGGATTCCTACACCGGGTGGAGCGACTGA